One genomic window of Micrococcus flavus includes the following:
- a CDS encoding GNAT family N-acetyltransferase, producing the protein MSAEHSMDLPAGVTLRPWAEGDDLRLLEVWGDPADVQQHQDRAMLAPDADAPWRRTLVAEDDGVPVGAGTVFAQSLHPRRLWLYLEVAPTARRRGIGSALLGALRAAVEQAHAAGRVTTTQLKTRFAVASRVPVVTGHEADAAAESGEGDAAATTAALGEEAGEAHAAQVAGTEAFLVASGFTPVQRSRRIAVAPGSIALPPLRDEEHPEGAVLEEAATGSVELTRAVASFYDAVHGWDPSQMSVGAAQQLILGPQTGAAGAVVLRDTPKEEGGTIRAFAVSYTAERQDAPADVFLGWDPQLPLDQAQLATGQLLAMLVAQHPVQVEVDEAMEALEPILDGLIGAKAALTLVDTRIWATDPT; encoded by the coding sequence GTGAGCGCCGAGCACAGCATGGACCTGCCCGCAGGCGTCACGCTGCGCCCGTGGGCGGAGGGCGACGACCTGCGCCTGCTCGAGGTGTGGGGGGACCCCGCCGACGTCCAGCAGCACCAGGACCGCGCCATGCTCGCCCCGGACGCGGACGCCCCGTGGCGGCGCACGCTCGTGGCCGAGGACGACGGCGTCCCGGTGGGTGCCGGCACCGTGTTCGCGCAGTCCCTGCACCCGCGCCGGCTGTGGCTCTACCTCGAGGTGGCGCCCACGGCCCGCCGCCGGGGCATCGGTTCGGCCCTGCTCGGGGCCCTGCGGGCCGCGGTGGAGCAGGCCCACGCCGCCGGCCGGGTGACGACGACGCAGCTCAAGACGCGCTTCGCCGTCGCCTCGCGTGTGCCCGTGGTGACGGGCCATGAGGCGGACGCCGCGGCGGAGTCCGGTGAGGGCGATGCTGCGGCGACCACCGCGGCTCTCGGCGAGGAAGCCGGGGAGGCCCACGCCGCGCAGGTGGCCGGTACCGAGGCGTTCCTCGTGGCCTCAGGGTTCACCCCCGTGCAGCGCTCGCGGCGGATCGCGGTGGCGCCGGGCTCGATCGCCCTGCCGCCGCTGCGGGACGAGGAGCACCCCGAGGGCGCGGTCCTCGAGGAGGCCGCCACCGGGTCGGTGGAGCTCACCCGCGCGGTGGCCTCGTTCTACGACGCCGTGCACGGCTGGGACCCCTCGCAGATGTCCGTGGGTGCCGCCCAGCAGCTGATCCTGGGCCCGCAGACGGGGGCGGCGGGCGCCGTCGTGCTCCGGGACACCCCGAAGGAGGAGGGCGGGACCATCCGCGCGTTCGCCGTGTCCTACACGGCCGAACGCCAGGACGCGCCCGCGGACGTGTTCCTCGGCTGGGACCCGCAGCTGCCGCTCGATCAGGCGCAGCTGGCAACCGGTCAGCTGCTGGCGATGCTCGTGGCGCAGCACCCCGTGCAGGTGGAGGTGGACGAGGCCATGGAGGCCCTCGAGCCGATCCTCGACGGGCTGATCGGGGCGAAGGCCGCGCTGACCCTCGTGGACACCCGCATCTGGGCCACGGATCCGACGTGA
- a CDS encoding O-acetylhomoserine aminocarboxypropyltransferase/cysteine synthase family protein, with protein MTTDAAPHWGFSTTQVHAGATEPHAFGATALPLYQTTSYDFPSAEVAADRFALKDLGPIYTRIGNPTQEAVETKIAALEGGVGALLLASGQAATTFSILNLAGAGDHVVASASLYGGTQNLFKHTLAKVGVETTFVQDPDDPKQWRAAVRPNTKAFFGEVVGNPRGDVLDIAAVAEAAHDAGVPLIVDSTLTTPYLVRPIEHGADVVVHSATKYLGGHAAAMAGVIVDAGRFDYARDPERFPGFNEPDESYHGVVYARDLGVGSPLGANLAFVLKARVQLLRDYGSAISPFNAFLVNLGLETLSLRMERQVATALAVARHLEGHPQVESVSHPGLQSSPWHERAQRYLPRGACAFVSFEIAGGAAAGAAFVDGLELHHHVANIGDVRSLVVHPASTTHSQLTEGEQRAAGVTPGLVRLSLGVEDLDDVLADLEGGFLAAGRAVGPQDQG; from the coding sequence ATGACCACCGACGCCGCCCCGCACTGGGGCTTCTCCACCACCCAGGTCCACGCGGGCGCCACCGAGCCGCACGCCTTCGGGGCCACGGCCCTGCCGCTCTACCAGACCACCTCGTACGACTTCCCGTCCGCCGAGGTCGCCGCCGACCGCTTCGCGCTCAAGGACCTCGGCCCGATCTACACCCGCATCGGCAACCCCACCCAGGAGGCCGTGGAGACCAAGATCGCCGCGCTCGAGGGCGGTGTCGGCGCGCTGCTGCTGGCCTCCGGCCAGGCCGCCACCACGTTCTCGATCCTCAACCTCGCCGGGGCCGGGGACCACGTCGTCGCCTCCGCCTCGCTGTACGGCGGCACGCAGAACCTGTTCAAGCACACCCTGGCCAAGGTGGGCGTGGAGACCACGTTCGTGCAGGACCCGGACGACCCCAAGCAGTGGCGCGCCGCCGTGCGCCCGAATACCAAGGCCTTCTTCGGGGAGGTCGTGGGCAACCCGCGCGGCGACGTCCTGGACATCGCCGCCGTCGCCGAGGCCGCCCACGACGCCGGCGTGCCGCTGATCGTGGACAGCACCCTGACCACCCCGTATCTCGTGCGGCCCATCGAGCACGGCGCGGACGTCGTCGTGCACTCGGCCACGAAGTACCTCGGCGGGCATGCCGCCGCGATGGCCGGCGTGATCGTGGACGCCGGCCGGTTCGACTACGCCCGCGACCCCGAGCGGTTCCCCGGGTTCAACGAGCCGGACGAGTCCTACCACGGCGTGGTCTACGCCCGGGACCTGGGCGTGGGCAGCCCGTTGGGCGCCAACCTGGCGTTCGTGCTCAAGGCCCGCGTGCAGCTGCTGCGCGACTACGGGTCGGCCATCTCCCCGTTCAACGCGTTCCTGGTGAACCTGGGCCTGGAGACCCTCTCCCTGCGCATGGAGCGCCAGGTGGCCACCGCGCTCGCGGTGGCCCGCCACCTCGAGGGGCACCCGCAGGTGGAGTCCGTCTCCCACCCGGGCCTGCAGTCCAGCCCGTGGCACGAGCGCGCGCAGCGCTACCTGCCCCGCGGGGCGTGCGCGTTCGTGTCCTTCGAGATCGCCGGCGGCGCGGCCGCGGGCGCGGCGTTCGTGGACGGCCTGGAGCTGCACCACCACGTGGCGAACATCGGCGACGTCCGCTCCCTCGTGGTGCACCCGGCCTCCACCACGCACTCCCAGCTCACCGAGGGCGAGCAGCGCGCCGCCGGCGTCACCCCCGGACTGGTGCGCCTGTCCCTGGGCGTGGAGGACCTCGACGACGTCCTCGCCGATCTGGAGGGCGGCTTCCTCGCCGCCGGTCGCGCCGTGGGTCCGCAGGATCAGGGCTGA
- a CDS encoding RNA-binding S4 domain-containing protein: MTSADAPSPDAQPLPIRDASIRLGQALKLASLVEDGAMARDVVQDGMVTVNGEVETRRGRQLHGGDVVGFNGEEIVIEADQG, encoded by the coding sequence ATGACCTCTGCTGACGCCCCCTCCCCCGACGCCCAGCCGCTGCCGATCCGCGACGCGTCCATCCGCCTGGGCCAGGCCCTCAAGCTCGCCTCCCTCGTGGAGGACGGCGCCATGGCCCGGGACGTCGTCCAGGACGGGATGGTCACGGTCAACGGCGAGGTGGAGACCCGCCGCGGCCGGCAGCTGCACGGCGGGGACGTCGTCGGGTTCAACGGCGAGGAGATCGTGATCGAGGCCGACCAGGGCTGA
- the metX gene encoding homoserine O-acetyltransferase MetX translates to MTMTTTRPAPALRAPRLPHGTRGSLSVGELHTETGGHLPDVRLAYETWGTLDADGANAVLVLHALTGDAHVASHRADPSAGWWEELVGPGRAVDTDRWFVVAPNMLGGCDGSTGPSSPAPDGAPWGSRFPFVTLRDAVETERRLAEHLGVTAWQAVIGGSMGGARALEWAVTHPEMVRGVAVLASTACSSAEQIAWAQAQTQAVRLDPDWAGGDYHPGPGPVVGLGIARRIAHTTYRSAAELEGRFGRAAQGAENPFGTVAGPRAGRYQVESYLDHQAAKLVDRFDAGSYVTLTEALMSHDVGRGRGGVEAALAGYPGRAFVAAVDSDRLYFPAESERLARLLPGEVPVHTIASPIGHDGFLTEYAQVAEELKAALEL, encoded by the coding sequence ATGACCATGACGACGACACGTCCGGCCCCGGCGCTCCGTGCTCCGCGCCTGCCCCACGGGACGCGGGGGAGCCTTTCCGTGGGGGAGCTGCACACCGAGACCGGCGGACACCTGCCGGACGTGCGGCTGGCCTACGAGACGTGGGGCACCCTGGACGCGGACGGGGCCAACGCCGTGCTCGTGCTGCACGCCCTCACCGGGGACGCGCACGTGGCCTCCCACCGTGCGGACCCCTCCGCGGGCTGGTGGGAGGAGCTCGTGGGCCCCGGCCGCGCGGTGGACACGGACCGCTGGTTCGTGGTGGCCCCGAACATGCTGGGCGGCTGCGACGGCTCCACGGGCCCGTCCTCGCCGGCCCCGGACGGCGCGCCCTGGGGCAGCCGCTTCCCGTTCGTCACCCTGCGCGACGCGGTCGAGACGGAGCGGCGGCTGGCGGAGCACCTCGGCGTCACCGCGTGGCAGGCCGTGATCGGCGGCTCGATGGGCGGGGCCCGGGCGCTCGAGTGGGCCGTGACCCACCCGGAGATGGTCCGCGGGGTGGCGGTGCTGGCCTCCACCGCGTGCTCCTCCGCCGAGCAGATCGCGTGGGCGCAGGCCCAGACCCAGGCCGTCCGCCTGGACCCGGACTGGGCCGGGGGCGACTACCACCCGGGCCCCGGTCCGGTGGTCGGGCTGGGCATCGCCCGGCGCATCGCGCACACCACCTACCGGTCCGCGGCGGAGCTGGAGGGCCGGTTCGGCCGCGCCGCCCAGGGCGCCGAGAACCCGTTCGGCACCGTCGCCGGGCCGCGGGCGGGCCGCTACCAGGTGGAGTCCTACCTGGACCACCAGGCCGCCAAGCTCGTGGACCGGTTCGACGCCGGCTCCTACGTCACCCTCACGGAGGCGCTCATGAGCCACGACGTCGGGCGCGGCCGGGGCGGGGTCGAGGCCGCGCTCGCCGGATACCCGGGGCGGGCGTTCGTGGCCGCCGTCGATTCGGACCGGCTGTACTTCCCGGCCGAGTCGGAGCGGCTGGCACGCCTGCTGCCCGGCGAGGTGCCGGTGCACACGATCGCCTCGCCGATCGGGCACGACGGGTTCCTCACCGAGTACGCGCAGGTGGCGGAGGAGCTGAAGGCCGCGCTCGAGCTGTGA
- a CDS encoding SGNH/GDSL hydrolase family protein, giving the protein MSETTGIDNFSATALGQPWRRFVALGDSFTEGIGDPDPTPENPDYHRGWADRVAEELSRLTPAGEPFSYANLAVRGRLIDEIAAGQVDPAVALEPDLISICAGGNDILRRADPDDVALRLDDAVARLAESGATILLFNATDIRDTPVLGRIRGRVAIFNENIRTVAARHGALVPDMWSLKELSRPEMWAEDRLHFSPAGHHTIAAMVLDMLGVEHDLNPFVPRPSVERTWSQARVSDVRWARTHLAPWVGRRLRGVSSGDGIEAKRPLPAPLFGADMPHGSDHTEDARD; this is encoded by the coding sequence GTGAGTGAGACGACCGGTATCGACAACTTCTCCGCCACCGCCCTCGGACAGCCCTGGCGCCGCTTCGTGGCCCTCGGCGACTCCTTCACGGAGGGGATCGGCGATCCCGACCCCACCCCGGAGAACCCCGACTACCACCGCGGCTGGGCCGACCGCGTGGCGGAGGAGCTCTCCCGGCTCACTCCGGCCGGCGAGCCCTTCTCCTACGCCAACCTCGCGGTGCGCGGCCGCCTGATCGACGAGATCGCCGCCGGCCAGGTGGATCCCGCCGTGGCGCTCGAACCGGACCTGATCAGCATCTGCGCCGGCGGCAACGACATCCTCCGCCGCGCCGACCCGGACGACGTCGCCCTGCGCCTCGACGACGCCGTCGCCCGCCTGGCCGAGAGCGGCGCCACGATCCTGCTGTTCAACGCCACGGACATCCGGGACACCCCCGTGCTGGGGCGGATCCGCGGTCGCGTGGCGATCTTCAACGAGAACATCCGCACCGTGGCCGCCCGCCATGGGGCGCTCGTGCCGGACATGTGGTCCCTCAAGGAGCTCTCCCGCCCGGAGATGTGGGCCGAGGACCGCCTGCACTTCTCTCCCGCCGGGCACCACACCATCGCGGCCATGGTCCTGGACATGCTCGGCGTCGAGCACGATCTCAACCCGTTCGTCCCCCGCCCCTCCGTCGAGCGCACGTGGAGCCAGGCGCGCGTCTCGGACGTGCGGTGGGCGCGCACGCACCTCGCCCCGTGGGTGGGCCGCCGGCTGCGCGGCGTCTCCTCAGGGGACGGGATCGAGGCGAAGCGGCCGCTGCCCGCGCCGCTGTTCGGGGCGGACATGCCCCACGGCTCCGACCACACGGAGGACGCCCGGGACTGA
- a CDS encoding cation transporter — MSGQETADAGRVRSLRTTVLTVALLNLAYMVVEIAVALSIRSVALVADSVDFFEDFAVNLLIFVALGWSLARRARVGKVMAGIIVLPAIAALVMAVVKIGDPEPPAAGALLWTAVGAILVNLVCVGLLSRFRADGGSLTAAAWLAARNDLIAGVVLIALAGATALTASGWADIIVGVLLVVLNGSAAKEVWEAATEEELAAKALAGEFDDD, encoded by the coding sequence GTGAGCGGTCAGGAGACCGCCGACGCGGGCCGCGTGCGGTCCCTGCGCACCACCGTCCTCACGGTGGCGCTGCTGAACCTGGCCTACATGGTGGTGGAGATCGCGGTGGCGCTGTCCATCCGGTCCGTGGCGCTCGTGGCCGACTCGGTGGACTTCTTCGAGGACTTCGCGGTCAACCTGCTGATCTTCGTGGCCCTGGGCTGGTCCCTGGCCCGGCGGGCGAGGGTCGGCAAGGTCATGGCCGGGATCATCGTGCTCCCGGCGATCGCCGCGCTCGTCATGGCCGTGGTGAAGATCGGCGACCCCGAGCCGCCCGCTGCCGGGGCCCTGCTGTGGACGGCCGTCGGCGCGATCCTCGTGAACCTCGTGTGCGTGGGCCTGCTCTCGCGCTTCCGGGCCGACGGCGGTTCCCTCACCGCCGCCGCGTGGCTCGCCGCCCGGAACGACCTGATCGCGGGCGTCGTGCTGATCGCCCTGGCCGGGGCCACGGCGCTGACGGCCTCGGGCTGGGCCGACATCATCGTGGGCGTGCTGCTCGTGGTGCTCAACGGCTCCGCCGCCAAGGAGGTCTGGGAGGCCGCCACGGAGGAGGAGCTCGCGGCGAAGGCCCTGGCCGGCGAGTTCGACGACGACTGA
- a CDS encoding glycine--tRNA ligase, which produces MAAKSPLDNVINLAKRRGFVFQAGEIYGGSRSAWDYGPLGVELKENIKAEWWRTFVRSREDMVGLDSSIILPRDVWEASGHVETFTDPLVECTACHKRHRQDHLEEAFEAKKGRAPESMAEVVCPDCGTRGEFTEPQMFSGLMKTFLGPVDNEEGLHYMRPETAQGIFVNFLNVLSASRKKPPFGIGQIGKAFRNEITPGNFIFRTREFEQMEIEYFVPPAEAGEHFDRWVEDCWNWFVDLGIDPANLRKFDVPAEERAHYSDGTIDLEYRFGFGGGEGWGELMGVANRTDFDLTSHTNASGTKLQYFDQANDVHYTPYVIEPSFGLTRSMMAFLVDAYAEDEAPNAKGGVDVRTVLKLDPRLAPVKAAVLPLSKKPELQEPTRALAAELRGLWNIETDDSGAIGRRYRRQDEIGTPFCITVDFDTLEDQAVTIRERDTMSQERVALSQVKSYLLERLVK; this is translated from the coding sequence ATGGCTGCCAAGTCCCCCCTGGACAACGTGATCAACCTGGCCAAGCGCCGCGGATTCGTCTTCCAGGCCGGTGAGATCTACGGCGGCTCGCGCTCCGCGTGGGACTACGGGCCCCTCGGCGTGGAGCTGAAGGAGAACATCAAGGCCGAGTGGTGGCGGACCTTCGTCCGCTCCCGCGAGGACATGGTGGGCCTGGACTCCTCCATCATCCTGCCCCGGGACGTGTGGGAGGCCTCCGGCCACGTGGAGACCTTCACCGACCCGCTGGTCGAGTGCACCGCGTGCCACAAGCGCCACCGCCAGGACCACCTCGAGGAGGCGTTCGAGGCCAAGAAGGGCCGGGCGCCGGAGTCCATGGCCGAGGTCGTGTGCCCGGACTGCGGCACGCGCGGCGAGTTCACGGAGCCGCAGATGTTCTCCGGCCTGATGAAGACCTTCCTGGGCCCCGTGGACAACGAGGAGGGCCTGCACTACATGCGCCCGGAGACGGCGCAGGGCATCTTCGTGAACTTCCTCAACGTGCTGAGCGCATCCCGGAAGAAGCCGCCGTTCGGCATCGGCCAGATCGGCAAGGCGTTCCGCAATGAGATCACTCCCGGCAACTTCATCTTCCGCACGCGCGAGTTCGAGCAGATGGAGATCGAGTACTTCGTGCCGCCGGCGGAGGCGGGCGAGCACTTCGACCGCTGGGTGGAGGACTGCTGGAACTGGTTTGTGGATCTGGGCATCGACCCGGCGAACCTGCGCAAGTTCGACGTGCCCGCCGAGGAGCGCGCGCACTACTCGGACGGCACCATCGACCTGGAGTACCGGTTCGGGTTCGGCGGCGGCGAGGGCTGGGGCGAGCTGATGGGCGTGGCCAACCGCACCGACTTCGACCTCACCAGCCACACGAACGCCTCCGGCACGAAGCTGCAGTACTTCGACCAGGCCAACGACGTGCACTACACCCCCTACGTGATCGAGCCGTCCTTCGGCCTGACCCGCTCGATGATGGCGTTCCTCGTGGACGCGTACGCCGAGGACGAGGCCCCCAACGCCAAGGGCGGCGTGGACGTGCGCACCGTCCTGAAGCTGGACCCGCGCCTGGCCCCGGTCAAGGCCGCCGTGCTGCCGCTGTCCAAGAAGCCCGAGCTGCAGGAGCCCACCCGGGCCCTCGCCGCCGAGCTGCGCGGCCTGTGGAACATCGAGACGGACGACTCCGGCGCGATCGGCCGCCGCTACCGACGCCAGGACGAGATCGGCACCCCGTTCTGCATCACCGTGGACTTCGACACCCTCGAGGACCAGGCCGTCACCATCCGCGAGCGGGACACCATGTCCCAGGAGCGTGTGGCGCTGTCCCAGGTGAAGTCCTACCTGCTGGAGCGCCTGGTCAAGTGA
- a CDS encoding MFS transporter, protein MPSPPATAGVNRARWAATAAFFTNGALLGALIPHYPGAKAAFGLDSGAFGLLVITLALGAAAAGSTPAPLLRRCGSRRVVLLGSLLVAALALIAGLVIDVAAAARADGDMGVTGSAWPGAVWLFAACLFVAGAADAAVDTAQNAQGLRVQSLLGRPVLTSMHAGWSLGAAAGAGLGALSIALGLPVAVHLGLNGLACAVILALAVGRFVPDDVGPHPTSDSASPSGTPAADASAFPTTGLRAAGAPLLLVSVIAMGGFAVEEFGNSWTSLYLQSERGLDAALAGLGAATLLLAQFAGRVGGDAVLHALGRRRTLTASLAVVVVGLVLALGAPATPLVSAGLALAGVGCAVVVPTAYALGDEIPGLPRQTGLAVVSWLMRLASIGLSPLVGLLAVGLPLTAALAAFPALAALGLVCSLLIERPARPRTGAPTPAAR, encoded by the coding sequence ATGCCCTCTCCGCCCGCCACGGCCGGCGTCAACCGCGCCCGCTGGGCCGCGACCGCCGCGTTCTTCACCAACGGCGCCCTGCTCGGCGCGCTGATCCCGCACTATCCGGGGGCGAAGGCCGCCTTCGGCCTGGACTCCGGTGCGTTCGGGCTGCTGGTCATCACCCTGGCCCTCGGCGCCGCGGCCGCCGGGTCCACGCCGGCGCCGCTGCTGCGCCGGTGCGGCAGCCGCCGGGTGGTCCTGCTGGGCAGCCTGCTCGTGGCCGCCCTCGCCCTGATCGCGGGGTTGGTGATCGACGTCGCGGCAGCCGCCCGTGCCGACGGCGACATGGGGGTGACCGGCAGCGCCTGGCCCGGCGCCGTCTGGCTGTTCGCCGCATGCCTGTTCGTGGCCGGCGCAGCGGACGCCGCCGTGGACACTGCCCAGAACGCCCAGGGCCTGCGCGTGCAGTCGCTGCTGGGCCGCCCCGTCCTCACCTCGATGCACGCCGGGTGGAGCCTCGGCGCCGCGGCCGGCGCGGGCCTCGGCGCGCTGAGCATCGCCCTCGGCCTGCCCGTGGCCGTCCACCTGGGCCTCAACGGGCTGGCGTGCGCGGTGATCCTCGCGCTCGCCGTCGGCCGGTTCGTCCCCGACGACGTCGGCCCTCACCCGACCTCCGATTCCGCCTCCCCCTCGGGCACCCCCGCCGCGGACGCCTCGGCCTTCCCCACCACCGGCCTGCGCGCCGCGGGGGCGCCGCTGCTGCTCGTGTCCGTGATCGCGATGGGCGGGTTCGCGGTGGAGGAGTTCGGCAACTCCTGGACGTCCCTGTACCTGCAGTCGGAGCGCGGGCTGGACGCGGCGCTTGCCGGGCTCGGAGCCGCCACCCTGCTGCTCGCGCAGTTCGCCGGCCGCGTGGGAGGCGACGCCGTCCTCCATGCACTGGGCCGGCGGCGGACGCTGACGGCGAGCCTCGCCGTCGTGGTGGTGGGCCTGGTGCTGGCGCTGGGGGCCCCGGCCACGCCGCTGGTCTCCGCGGGGCTCGCGCTGGCGGGCGTCGGCTGCGCCGTGGTGGTGCCCACCGCGTACGCGCTCGGCGACGAGATCCCGGGACTGCCCCGTCAGACCGGCCTGGCGGTGGTGAGCTGGCTCATGCGGCTGGCCTCGATCGGGCTGAGCCCGCTCGTGGGCCTGCTGGCCGTGGGCCTGCCGCTGACCGCGGCGCTGGCCGCCTTCCCCGCGCTCGCCGCACTGGGGCTGGTCTGTTCTCTGCTCATCGAGCGGCCGGCACGCCCCCGGACCGGCGCGCCGACGCCCGCCGCACGCTGA
- a CDS encoding alpha/beta hydrolase translates to MTETSSAPAPSTVRWSRPEGEWTDDLLILLHGYGADEHDLVGVAAHLPEHLTAVSVRAPLALSTGGAAWFPLSQDPVTGEIGADAGAVRSAVEALDAWVREIRAGFRTVSLLGFSQGMAMATSLLRLDPEAYACTVALSGFVVDPRHAEAGLEGLFPADETVAAAKPKVFWGRGQADPIISEHRVEESHAWLTANTDLTKVVYAGLGHAISPQELGHVKEYLAHHVR, encoded by the coding sequence GTGACCGAGACCTCCTCCGCCCCCGCCCCGTCCACCGTCCGCTGGTCCCGCCCGGAGGGCGAATGGACCGACGACCTGCTGATCCTGCTGCACGGCTACGGCGCCGACGAGCACGACCTCGTCGGTGTCGCCGCGCACCTGCCGGAGCACCTCACCGCGGTGTCCGTGCGCGCCCCGCTGGCGCTGTCCACCGGCGGGGCCGCCTGGTTCCCGCTCTCCCAGGACCCCGTCACCGGGGAGATCGGCGCCGACGCCGGCGCGGTCCGGTCCGCGGTCGAGGCACTGGACGCGTGGGTCCGTGAGATCCGCGCCGGGTTCCGCACCGTGTCGCTGCTGGGCTTCTCGCAGGGCATGGCCATGGCCACGTCCCTGCTGCGGCTCGACCCCGAGGCCTACGCGTGCACCGTCGCCCTGTCCGGGTTCGTCGTGGACCCGCGGCACGCGGAGGCGGGCCTGGAGGGGCTGTTCCCGGCGGACGAGACCGTCGCCGCGGCGAAGCCGAAGGTCTTCTGGGGCCGCGGTCAGGCCGACCCGATCATCTCCGAGCACCGCGTGGAGGAGTCCCACGCGTGGCTGACCGCGAACACCGACCTGACCAAGGTGGTCTACGCGGGCCTGGGCCACGCGATCAGCCCCCAGGAGCTGGGCCACGTGAAGGAGTACCTCGCGCACCACGTGCGCTGA
- a CDS encoding LLM class flavin-dependent oxidoreductase, giving the protein MTKKHLGFLNFGHWIPIPGGEPDAKAALDDVVQMAVDAEAAGLDGAWIRIHHFQRMFSSPFPILAAMAARTERISLGTGVIDLRYENPLAMAEAAATTDLLSGGRLELGISRGSPEAALDGQAQFGYAPADGQTWADLAQERGRRFLEAIRGARLATPDPSSGWSYTSQKMPVEPQSPGLADRIWWGCGSTASAVRAAQEGYHMLSSTLLLQDDGRPFHVQQADQIARYLDARAAAGVPGAGRTAVTRSAFVIQDDEDELYFGRERRSQESAGHLDGGAARSGPTYAGSTEEVAEKLAADTAVQAADWVLFANPNQLGAAYNAKIFAGWAEVWRLLGWDR; this is encoded by the coding sequence ATGACGAAGAAGCACCTCGGATTCCTGAACTTCGGGCACTGGATCCCTATCCCCGGCGGCGAGCCGGACGCGAAGGCCGCGCTGGACGACGTCGTGCAGATGGCGGTGGATGCCGAGGCCGCGGGCCTGGACGGCGCGTGGATCCGCATCCACCACTTCCAGCGGATGTTCTCCAGCCCCTTCCCGATCCTCGCCGCCATGGCGGCGCGCACCGAGCGCATCAGCCTCGGCACCGGCGTGATCGACCTGCGCTACGAGAACCCTCTGGCCATGGCCGAGGCCGCCGCCACCACGGACCTGCTCTCCGGCGGCCGGCTCGAGCTGGGGATCTCGCGCGGCTCCCCCGAGGCCGCCCTCGACGGGCAGGCCCAGTTCGGCTACGCCCCCGCCGACGGCCAGACCTGGGCCGACCTCGCCCAGGAGCGCGGCCGTCGGTTCCTGGAGGCGATCCGCGGCGCCCGCCTGGCGACGCCGGACCCCTCCTCCGGCTGGTCGTACACCTCCCAGAAGATGCCGGTGGAGCCGCAGTCCCCGGGGTTGGCGGACCGGATCTGGTGGGGCTGCGGGTCCACGGCCTCGGCGGTGCGCGCGGCGCAGGAGGGCTACCACATGCTCTCCTCCACCCTGCTCCTCCAGGACGACGGCCGCCCCTTCCACGTGCAGCAGGCCGACCAGATCGCCCGCTACCTGGATGCCCGCGCGGCGGCGGGCGTGCCGGGAGCGGGCCGCACGGCCGTGACGCGCTCGGCGTTCGTGATCCAGGACGACGAGGACGAGCTGTACTTCGGCCGCGAGCGCCGCTCCCAGGAGTCCGCCGGGCATCTCGACGGCGGCGCCGCCCGCTCCGGCCCCACCTACGCGGGCAGCACGGAGGAGGTGGCGGAGAAACTCGCTGCGGACACCGCGGTGCAGGCCGCCGACTGGGTGCTCTTCGCCAACCCGAACCAGCTCGGCGCGGCGTACAACGCCAAGATCTTCGCCGGCTGGGCGGAGGTGTGGCGGCTGCTCGGCTGGGACCGCTGA